The genomic window GCGAAATTCGTTTCGCCAAGTCGAGTGATCCTCAATTTGGTTTACTTAACGATCTTAGTTATCTTAATGTTTTCAATCAGATATTCACGACTAACGACCACCTCGCATTATGTCGACTTGATCATGTGCATATTTGCAGCGATTGTCTTTGGAATGTTGATCTATTACCAACTAGGACTGCATAAACGAATTTTTCCATTAAGCCTTGGTGCCATCAATCGTGGGATCGTCATGAACTTTTTATTGCTATATTCTTCGTTTGATAGCACGCTACGGTTTGGTTTCAATTCCATGGTCATCGTGTTTGTCATCTATTTATTGGGATTTGAATTAGGACCAATGATCTTGAAAAAACATGTTGAGTTGAGATTTCCGCTGTTGCTGATTGGACTTCTTTTGTCATTGTTCAACTTTGCACCAATTTACTTTATTGGACTGTTATTCTGTGCAATCTTTGTCGGAGCCGACAATGTGATCTTAAACAACTCATTGTATAGCCATCCTAATTTAGATGGAGAAAGAGCATTTTTGATCAAGTATCAGTTGTCCAGTGTGGGTAACATCTCGCAACAATTGATCTACATGACGGCTATTTATATTCTCAGTTACTTCAATAACTTGAACGTTCTGTCATTTTTCAACAGTACCGTAAAGGGTGCGACATATTCAATGCTTACGGGATTGCATACCGGGATCACACTAGAGATATTCGTCATCTCAAGTATTACTTACTACTGTATTTGGAAATTCTATCCAAAAAATCAATTATCATAAATTTTCTAAGCTACCCAATAATTTTGGGTAGCTTTTTGTATACATTCATTTGTTAAAAAAATTAAATATTCCATGAACTAATTGATAACGTTCTTTACTTTTGCGCGTCTACAATATAGTTGAATCAATCGAGGACTATATTTACATTTACGCAATCATTGAGGAGGTGATTGTTCATGAGAAATAGATTGAAATTGATTCTTCTTTCAGCTCTAGCCTTTATTTTGGCAGTAATTGGATTTAGTTTTGCCAATACAGCTCAAGCTGCTGTGATTCCAGTAACTGGTTCTGATGCTGCGAATGCATTGATCAACCAAGGTAATTTCAATAGTTCAACTCAAATTGAAGATTGGGAAACAGTGCATGTTGGGTATAACTGGAGTATTCCTGACGGCGTACAAATAAACGCTGGGGATACCGCAACGTTTACTTTACCTAGTAACGTTGCTCCAATAGCTGATTTGTCATTTGATGTCCTTGATAGCGAAGGCAATGTAATTGGTACTTTTGCAATTGCTAAAGGATCTCAAACAGGTACTTTAACTTTCAAGACAATACCAACTGACATTTCTAACCGTCATGGTACCTTAGGCTTTTCAGCAAATGGTACTTATCACAATACTGAAAATCCCAATGACTTTATCCTTAATAAATATGGTTGGGTAAGCAATCAATACATGGGTTCTAATACGAGTCCTGCTACGACAGGTGTAACCACTTTATCAGGTGAAACTGCATCTGGCGAGGAAACTCCTACTAGATTGACTTGGAATGTTGCTTTTAACTCAACTGGTAAAACAATGACTAATGTCACATTAACTGATACTTTGGGTCCAAATCAGACCTTCGTTCCTGGATCAGTTTATGCTGAAACTGGTTATTATTTGAACGGTTCATTCGTCGCTACTGGTACGATTTCACCTTCAAGCGTAACTGTTAACGGCAATCAAATTATTATGAAGTTTCCTGAAGTCACAAGTATTGTCAACTTGACGTATCAAGTTGACGTTTCAAACGTTGATCCCAATACCATCAACACTTGGCATAACGATGTTTTGCTACAATCTGATCAAGTAAGTAGTGAAGCTAGTCACGACATCACTTGGGGTGGCAATGGTACTGGTACTGGTGACCAAAACGGTAGCGTTATTTTGACCAAGACTAATACCGCCAATGGACAACCTATTCCTGGAGCAGTCTTTGAACTTTTGGACTCACAAGGTAACGTTGTTCAACAAAATTTGAATACTGATGAAAATGGTCAAATTCAGATCAATGGTCTTGCACCTGGAGATTATGTCTTAGTTGAAACTGGTGTACCAGACGGATTCCAGACTAGCAACAATATCGAGTATCCATTTACGGTCGTTGCTGGACAGACAGCTAAGATCAGTGCAACTAATACCCCTGATCCAGTTCTTCCAAACACAGGTACAGTTGACTTAGTCAAGACTGATGCTGAAACTGGCATGACATTAGCAGGCGCAATGTACAATTTGCTTGATGCTAATAAAAATGTCATTTCAACGCAATTAGTAACCAATTCAGACGGCATGCTTTCATTGCCTGGACTAGAACCAGGTACTTATTATCTAGATGAGATCTCAGCTCCAACTGGATATGAGATCAATTCAGAACCAATTGAATTTACGATCACTACAGGTGAAACAACTACAGTAAATGCTAAAGA from Companilactobacillus sp. includes these protein-coding regions:
- a CDS encoding SpaA isopeptide-forming pilin-related protein, yielding MRNRLKLILLSALAFILAVIGFSFANTAQAAVIPVTGSDAANALINQGNFNSSTQIEDWETVHVGYNWSIPDGVQINAGDTATFTLPSNVAPIADLSFDVLDSEGNVIGTFAIAKGSQTGTLTFKTIPTDISNRHGTLGFSANGTYHNTENPNDFILNKYGWVSNQYMGSNTSPATTGVTTLSGETASGEETPTRLTWNVAFNSTGKTMTNVTLTDTLGPNQTFVPGSVYAETGYYLNGSFVATGTISPSSVTVNGNQIIMKFPEVTSIVNLTYQVDVSNVDPNTINTWHNDVLLQSDQVSSEASHDITWGGNGTGTGDQNGSVILTKTNTANGQPIPGAVFELLDSQGNVVQQNLNTDENGQIQINGLAPGDYVLVETGVPDGFQTSNNIEYPFTVVAGQTAKISATNTPDPVLPNTGTVDLVKTDAETGMTLAGAMYNLLDANKNVISTQLVTNSDGMLSLPGLEPGTYYLDEISAPTGYEINSEPIEFTITTGETTTVNAKDVKTGLPVPPVVTPPTTEPPVVEPGTGTAQIMKIDALTNQPLANAVFDLYDLKDNLLQSGLTTNELGILSIVDLQPGTYKLVETTAPEGYQLDSDPIQFTIDSNETTTIYVRDSQYGDPGVPPTVEEPEPPTEPGTTEPGVTEPGTTEPGTTEPGVTEPGTTEPGTTEPGTTNPAAPEPEIPSVPTPGESNQSNNNNAGGSSAVNPGATIPAGKPSTGSASSTGQASGTGINKGTGLGVFPQTGNVVSIGAIIAGIVLGLFAILRTISLRRRKN